TGTGCGTGATGACGAGATAGGCCGTCGTGATCGATGCAATGGCCAGCGCGAACAGGATGTTCGGATAGATGCGCGCGACGCGTGCGACGTAGAAATTATGCGGGCTTTGCGTCGCGAGCTCGTCTCGATACGTGTACGTGAGAATGAAGCCGGAGAGCACGAAAAAAAGCGAGACGGCGGAGCGCCCTCCATCGACGAAAGTAAAGAACGACGCGGGCGTATTGAGAAGTTCGAGCTCGCGGTAATGCGACAGGACAACAGTCAGCGCCGCGAGAAAACGGATGCTCGTCAGGGCAGGAACGATGCCGTTGGCCTGGATGGAGGTCGCTCGCATTGGACTCTCATTTTGAAAGGATGCGCTACACGTTCGCATCGACGATTCAGTGTAGCGGCGTGTCATCCCGATCTTTCCGGGCGAACCCTGACTCGTCGGAAAAAACCGAGACATTGGCCGAGCGACCCCCGGTCCGCGTTGTGTGTGTGCACCGGAAAGCGAGCGTTGCAACAGCGCTGCAGCGGGTGTTTGCGATGCCCTTTGCATGCGATTTCACACCGATCCTGGCGGATCCAGACAAACCCTGATTGCTGCGCCAAAAGCGCCGCTGATATCGTGCGCAGGTCATGTGGAAGCGCTTCCACTCGTGGCTTCCGTCCCGTCGACCGGTGCGCCGCAATGCGCATCAACTCATCCAGCGAGAGGAGGTTCCGTGGCATACGATGCAGTGGCACCCGGAAGCAGTCCGCAAACTGATCCGTTCACGCCTTCCGCCGATTCCGTGCTTTGGCGCAAGGACTTCCTGCTGGGCGCGGCGACGGCCTCGTACCAGATCGAAGGCGCCGTCGACGAAGACGGCCGCCTGCCGTCGATCTGGGACACTTTCTCGGCGACGCCCGGCAAGGTGCTCGCGGGCGACACGGGCGCCGTTGCCTGCGATCACTATCACCGCTGGGAAGGCGATCTCGATCTGCTGACGCGATTGAATTTCGAGGCGTACCGTCTGTCGATCGCGTGGCCGCGCGTGATGGACGAAGCAGGGCGTCCGAACCAGAAGGGCCTCGATTTCTACAAGCGGCTGCTCGGCAGACTCAAGGACAAGGGCCTGCAGACCTTCGTCACGCTGTATCACTGGGACTTGCCGCAGCATCTCGAAGATCGCGGTGGCTGGCTGAACCGCGAGACCGTCTATCGCTTCGCCGATTACGCGGACCTGATGAGCCGCCAACTGGCGGGTCACGTCGATGCGTGGACGACGCTCAACGAGCCGTGGTGCTCGGCGTTTCTCGGCTACGGCAACGGCCATCATGCGCCAGGCCTCGCGAACGTGCGCTACGCGACGCAGGCGATGCATCATCTGCTGCTCGCGCACGGCCAGGCCACTCAGGTGCTGCGCACGAACGATCCGGCGTCGATAAAAGGCATCGTCGCGAACGTGGGGCGCGGCACGCCAGCGTCGTCGAGCGAAGCGGACCGGCGCGCCGCGCATCTGTTCGAAGTGCAGCACAACGCATGGATTCTCGACCCGCTGCTCAAGGGCGAGTATCCCGCCGATCTGTGGGCACTGTGGCCGGGCGCCGAGCCGCTCGTGCTCGCCGGCGACATGCAGACCATCGCCGCGCCGCTCGACTTCCTCGGCATCAATTATTATTTCCGCACCAATGTGAAGAGCGACGGCGCGCATGGTTTCGTCGACGTGCCGCTGCCCGATGTCGAACGCACGCAGATGGGCTGGGAAGTGAATCCGGATGGCCTGCGCGATCTGCTCACGGGCTTTCACGGCACCTTTGCGAACCTGCCGCCCATCTACATCACGGAGAACGGCATGGCGTCGGATGACCAGGTGCGGGATGGCCGGGTCGACGACACGCAGCGCATTTCGTTCCTGAAGCGGCATCTCGCGGCCGTCGATCAGGCCGTCAAGCAGGGCGTCGATGTTCGCGGCTACTTCGTCTGGTCGCTGCTCGACAACTTCGAATGGGCGTTCGGCTATGAGCGGCGCTTCGGCGTCGTGCACGTCGATTACGGCACGCAGCAGCGCACGGTCAAGCGCAGCGGCGAGCTGATCGCGCAGTTCATCGACGCGCGCAGCAAGAGGGACTGACACGTGAACTGACACGCAGTGAACATAAGCTGGTATGCAGTCGAGCCGATAAATCGGGCATCGAGCCCGAAGGAGACGGAATGAACAGCAAAAAACAGTGGGCGTTGAAAAGCGGTATCGCACTTGCATTGGCCATCACGGGCGTCATCGCGCACGCCGAGCCGTTGCAGGCCAATGTGATTCACTGGTGGACCTCGGGCGGGGAATCGGCGGCCATCCGGCAGTTCGCCGACGCGTACAACCAGGCGGGCGGCCAATGGGTCGACAATGCCGTGGCGGGCGCGGACCAGGCGCGTGCGACCGCGATCAACCGCATTGTCGGCGGCGATCCGCCCACGGCTGCCCAGTTCAACACGTCGAAGCAGTTTCACGATCTGATCGACCAGGGCCTGCTCAACAACGTCGATGCCGTCGCCACGAAAGAGAACTGGGCGGCCATCTTTCCGCAATCGATACTGGACAGCATCAAGGCCAACGGCCATTACTACGCGGCGCCCGTCGACATCCACATGCCCGCGTGGTTCTTCTATTCGAAGCCGGTATTCGCGAAGGCGGGCATCGCGGGAGACCCGAAGAGCTTCGACGAATTTCTCGCGGATCTCGACAAGCTGAAGAAGGCGGGCGTGATCCCGCTCGCGCTGGGCGGCCAGCCGTGGCAGGAGAAGATCACGTTCGATGCCGTGTTCGCCGACGTGGGCGGACCCGACCTCTATCTGAAGGTGTATCGCGACCGCGATGCGAAGGCAGTGAATTCCGATGCTTTCAAAAAGGTGCTCGCGTCGTACAAGAAGCTGCACGACTATGTCGACCAGGGCTCGCCCGGCCGCAACTGGAACGACGCGACGGCGCTCGTGATCGCCGGCAAGGCGGGCGTGCAGATCATGGGCGACTGGGCGAAGGGCGAATTCTCCGCGGCGAAGCAGACACCCGGGAAGGACTTCGGCTGCTTCCCCGGCTTCGGGCCGCGCTCGCCGTATCTGGTGGCGGGCGACGTGTTTGTGTTTCCGAAGACCGACAACGCGAATGCCATCAAGGCGCAAAACCTGCTCGCCACGATCATGACGTCGCCGCAGGCGCAGGTCGCGTTCAGCGCGAAGAAGGGCTCGATTCCAATCCGCCCCGACGTCGACATGAACCAGCTCGACATCTGCGCGAAGGAGGGCATCGCGATCATGAAGGACAAGTCGCGCCAGTTGCCTAATCCCGAAATGCTGCTGTCGCCCGACATGCAGGGCGCGTTGACGGACGTCATCACGAACTTCTGGAACAAGAACCAGTCGGTCGACGATGCACAGAAGGCCTTTGCCAGCGCGCTCAAGGGCTGACGCACGATGGGCACGTTCAAGTCGCACGCGTTGCCGGACATGACGACGCAGCCCACGCACGTGCGCAACACGCGCGCGCGCCCCTTGCGCAAGCGCTGGTCGATCGCCGCGTGGATCGCGCTGATCCCGATGACGCTGACGGTGCTCTTCGCGTATCTCGGCACGATGCTCTGGACCGCGCGCGTATCGCTCAGCAATTCGCGTACGTTTCCGTCGAACGACTTCGTCGGCTTCACGCAATACGTGCGGCTGTTTCATAACGACCGCTGGCTCGTGTCGCTGCAGCACATCGCCATCTACGGCGTGTGCTTTATCTTCGCGTGTCTCGCGATCGGCATGCTGCTCGCAATCTTCATCGACCAGCGCGTGGTGGCGGAAGGCGTGCTGCGCACGGTGTTCCTGTATCCGTATGCGATGTCGTTCGTCGCGACGGGGCTCGTATGGCAATGGATCCTCAATCCCGAACTCGGCGCGCAGTCGTTGCTGCGCAAGATGGGCTTCACCCATGCGCGCTTCGACTGGATCGTCGATCAGGACTGGGTGATCTATACGATTGTGATCGCCACTGTGTGGCAGGCCGCAGGGCTCGTGATGGCCTTGATGCTCGCGGGCTTGCGTGGCATCGACGACGAGTTGTGGAAGGCCGCGCGCATCGACGGCATTCCGCGCTGGCGCGTGTACGCGAGCATCGTGATTCCGATGCTCGGCCCGTCGATCTCGACGGCCTTCGTGCTGCTGTTCGTCGCCGTCGTGAAGCTGTTCGACGCCGTGGTCGCGATGACGCAGGGCGGTCCCGGCACGGCGAGCGAAGTGCCCGCGAAGTTCATCATGGACTATCTGTTCGGGCGCGCGAACATCGGGCTGGCGTCGGCCGCCTCCATCGTGCTGCTCGCCACGGTGCTCGCGATTCTCGCCCCGTTTCTGTACGCGCGCAGCCGCAACGCTTCGCGCAAGGAGATGTGATGAGCACGACACTGCAGCCCGTCGCCACTGCACCGCGAAAACGTGACGCGCGCAGGAAGCGCTTCTCCCCGTCGCGTGTGGGCATCTACGGTTTTCTGATCATCGCCGCGCTGTTTTTCCTGTTGCCGCTCTATGTGATGCTCGTCACGTCGGTGAAGCCGATGAGCGAGATACGTCTGGGCAACCTGCTCGCGCTGCCGATGCGCTTCACGCTTCAACCGTGGGGCGATGCGTGGCAGTCGGCCTGCACGGGGCTCGATTGCAACGGCATTCGCGTGGGCTTCTGGAACTCGGTGCGCATCGTCGTGCCGAGCACGGTGTTGTCCATCGTGATCGGCGCGATCAATGGCTATGCACTGTCGTTCTGGCGGCCGCGCGGCGCCGGCGTGTTCTTCGCCGTGCTGCTGCTCGGTGCGTTCATTCCGTATCAGGTGATGATCTATCCGCTGGTCCGCGTACTCGCCGCCGCGCATCTGTTCAGCTCGCTGCCCGGCATCGTGATCGTTCATACGATCTTCGGCATGCCCGTGATGACGCTGCTGTTCCGCAATTACTATGCAGGCATTCCGATCGAGCTGTTCAAGGCGGCGCGCATCGACGGCGGCGGCTTCTGGCGCATCTTCTTCCAGCTGATGCTGCCGATGTCGCTGCCCATCATCGTCGTCGCGATGATTCTGCAGGTGACGAATATCTGGAACGACTACCTGCTCGGGCTCGTGTTCGCGGGCACGCGCAATCTGCCGATGACGGTGCAGCTCAACAACATCATCAACACGACGACGGGCGAGAAGATCTACAACGTCAACATGGCGGCGACGATCCTGACGTCCGTCGTGCCGCTCGCGGTGTATTTCATCTCGGGCCGCTGGTTCGTGCGCGGCATCGCGTCAGGCGCAGTGAAGGGCTGAGGGTTCCGAAGGATCGATATGGCAACCGTACCGAACAAGGCCAACGTCGCGGTCCGCGACCTGAAAATCCAGCTGGGCGCGCATACCGTGATCGACGCGCTCGATCTCGACGTGCGCGCGGGCGAATTCGTCGTGCTGCTCGGCCCGTCGGGTTGCGGCAAGTCGACGCTGCTGCACAGCATCGCCGGTCTGATCGACGTGACGCGAGGCAGCATCGAGATCGGCGGCGAGGACATGACATGGGCCGACCCTAAAGACCGGCGCATTGCGCTCGTATTCCAGTCGTACGCGCTGTATCCGACGATGAGCGTCGAGCGCAACCTGTCGTTCGCGCTGCGCATCAACGGCACGCCTAAGGCGGAGATCGAGCGGCGCGTCGCGCGGGCGTCCGACATGTTGCAACTCGGGCCGCTGCTCAAGCGCAAGCCGGCGCAGCTCTCGGGCGGCCAGCGGCAGCGCGTCGCGATCGGCCGCGCGATCGTGCGCGAAGCCGACGTGTTCCTGTTCGACGAGCCGCTGTCGAATCTCGACGCGAAGCTGCGCACCGAACTGCGCCGCGAGCTCAAGCAACTGCATCAACGGCTGGGGGCGACGATGATCTACGTGACGCACGACCAGGTCGAGGCGATGACGCTCGCCACGCGCATGGCCGTGATGAAGAACGGCGTGATCCAGCAGTTCGGCACGCCAGCCGAAGTGTATGCGCGGCCCGCGAACCTCTTCGTCGCGACCTTCCTCGGCTCGCCGGCGATGAACCTGCTGAACGGCACACTGCTTGCCCGGGGCGACGGCGTGCGCTTCACGGGCGCGAAGCTCGAACTCGACGTTTCGCCGTATCCGTTCGCTGCGGCGCCCGGCAATGGCCAGCCATGCGTGCTGGGTGTACGGCCCGAAGATGTGCGCGTGCGGCTGGGCGCGGATACGAATCAGCGCGGACAAGTGTCGCTTATTGAACCAATGGGCAACCACCGGGTTATCTGGCTCGATTATCATGGCACCCAGATAGCGTCGATCGATCAGGAGAAAACGCCCGTCGCCGTTGGCGACTCCGTGGCGTTCGCGATCGACGGCGCACATGTATCGCTGTTCGACGAGGCGGGCGGGGCGCGTTTCTGAACGGCAGGCGCAAACACTACAAGCGGACGGAGACACCGTGGCGACCCTCAAAGATGTGGCGGAGCTGGCGGGCGTGGGGCTCTCGACAGCCTCGCGCGCCATTTCGGGCAAAGGACCCGTATCGGCCGACGCAGCCGCGCGCGTGAAGGCCGCGATCGCCGAACTGAACTTCCGGCCGTCGTCGATTGGCCGCGCGATGGCCACCCAGCAACTGGGCATCATCGGCCTTTTCGTGCCGACTTTCTTCGGCTCGTACTACGGCACGATTCTCAAGCAGACGGATCTCGAACTGCGCGCGGTGCATCGGCATGTGGTCGTGGCGACGGGCTGCGGCGAATCGACGCCGCGCGAGCAGGCGCTCGAGGCCGTGCGCTTTCTGATCGGGCGCGACTGCGATGGCGTCGTGGTGATCAGCCACGATCTGCATGACGAAGACCTCGATGAGCTGCATCGGATGCACCCGAAAATGGTGTTCCTCAACCGTGCGTTCGATGCGCTGCCCGATGCGTCGTTCTGCCCGGACCACCGGCGCGGCGGCGAACTGGCGGCGGCGACGCTGATAGAGCATGGGCATCGCAAGCTGGCCGTGATCTCGGGGCCGTTCACGGCGTCGGACAACGTCGAGCGACTCGACGGCTTCTTCGACGAACTCGCGCGCCACGGCATTGCACGCGACAGCGTGCCGTTGATCGAATCGGACTTCTCGCCGGAAGGCGGCTACGCGGCGACCTGCCAGCTGCTCGAATCGAAGGCGCCGTTCACGGGGCTTTTCTGCGCCAACGATACGATGGCTGTCAGCGCATTGGCGCGCTTCCAGCAGCTCGGGATTTCGGTGCCCGGCGATGTGTCCGTGATCGGCTACGACGACGACTACTCGGCCGCGTATGCGGCGCCCGCGCTGACCTCCGTGCATATCCCCACCGCGGAGCTGACCCAGAACGCAGTGCGCTGGCTCATCAACCAGTGCTACGGGACGAAGTGGGAGATCTTCCGCGAGTTTCCCGTAACGGTGTCGATGCGGGCCTCGGTTGCGCGCGTTTGAAGCGGAGCAATTCACGTCCTTCAAGAAAGACATCGCTTTTGCATGATCGACCTGAGCCAAAGTCAAGAATTTCCCATTACCAGGTGAGAATTCCAGCAATCAGTTAACATCGACCCTCTCGGCATCTCCTTGCTGGGATGCGTGCGGTGATCCCGCCCGCTGCCCGGCGTCTTCCCAATCAGGAACACAGGAAATCAGC
This Paraburkholderia phymatum STM815 DNA region includes the following protein-coding sequences:
- a CDS encoding ABC transporter ATP-binding protein, whose translation is MATVPNKANVAVRDLKIQLGAHTVIDALDLDVRAGEFVVLLGPSGCGKSTLLHSIAGLIDVTRGSIEIGGEDMTWADPKDRRIALVFQSYALYPTMSVERNLSFALRINGTPKAEIERRVARASDMLQLGPLLKRKPAQLSGGQRQRVAIGRAIVREADVFLFDEPLSNLDAKLRTELRRELKQLHQRLGATMIYVTHDQVEAMTLATRMAVMKNGVIQQFGTPAEVYARPANLFVATFLGSPAMNLLNGTLLARGDGVRFTGAKLELDVSPYPFAAAPGNGQPCVLGVRPEDVRVRLGADTNQRGQVSLIEPMGNHRVIWLDYHGTQIASIDQEKTPVAVGDSVAFAIDGAHVSLFDEAGGARF
- a CDS encoding ABC transporter substrate-binding protein — encoded protein: MNSKKQWALKSGIALALAITGVIAHAEPLQANVIHWWTSGGESAAIRQFADAYNQAGGQWVDNAVAGADQARATAINRIVGGDPPTAAQFNTSKQFHDLIDQGLLNNVDAVATKENWAAIFPQSILDSIKANGHYYAAPVDIHMPAWFFYSKPVFAKAGIAGDPKSFDEFLADLDKLKKAGVIPLALGGQPWQEKITFDAVFADVGGPDLYLKVYRDRDAKAVNSDAFKKVLASYKKLHDYVDQGSPGRNWNDATALVIAGKAGVQIMGDWAKGEFSAAKQTPGKDFGCFPGFGPRSPYLVAGDVFVFPKTDNANAIKAQNLLATIMTSPQAQVAFSAKKGSIPIRPDVDMNQLDICAKEGIAIMKDKSRQLPNPEMLLSPDMQGALTDVITNFWNKNQSVDDAQKAFASALKG
- a CDS encoding LacI family DNA-binding transcriptional regulator, whose translation is MATLKDVAELAGVGLSTASRAISGKGPVSADAAARVKAAIAELNFRPSSIGRAMATQQLGIIGLFVPTFFGSYYGTILKQTDLELRAVHRHVVVATGCGESTPREQALEAVRFLIGRDCDGVVVISHDLHDEDLDELHRMHPKMVFLNRAFDALPDASFCPDHRRGGELAAATLIEHGHRKLAVISGPFTASDNVERLDGFFDELARHGIARDSVPLIESDFSPEGGYAATCQLLESKAPFTGLFCANDTMAVSALARFQQLGISVPGDVSVIGYDDDYSAAYAAPALTSVHIPTAELTQNAVRWLINQCYGTKWEIFREFPVTVSMRASVARV
- a CDS encoding carbohydrate ABC transporter permease, with amino-acid sequence MSTTLQPVATAPRKRDARRKRFSPSRVGIYGFLIIAALFFLLPLYVMLVTSVKPMSEIRLGNLLALPMRFTLQPWGDAWQSACTGLDCNGIRVGFWNSVRIVVPSTVLSIVIGAINGYALSFWRPRGAGVFFAVLLLGAFIPYQVMIYPLVRVLAAAHLFSSLPGIVIVHTIFGMPVMTLLFRNYYAGIPIELFKAARIDGGGFWRIFFQLMLPMSLPIIVVAMILQVTNIWNDYLLGLVFAGTRNLPMTVQLNNIINTTTGEKIYNVNMAATILTSVVPLAVYFISGRWFVRGIASGAVKG
- a CDS encoding carbohydrate ABC transporter permease, which produces MTTQPTHVRNTRARPLRKRWSIAAWIALIPMTLTVLFAYLGTMLWTARVSLSNSRTFPSNDFVGFTQYVRLFHNDRWLVSLQHIAIYGVCFIFACLAIGMLLAIFIDQRVVAEGVLRTVFLYPYAMSFVATGLVWQWILNPELGAQSLLRKMGFTHARFDWIVDQDWVIYTIVIATVWQAAGLVMALMLAGLRGIDDELWKAARIDGIPRWRVYASIVIPMLGPSISTAFVLLFVAVVKLFDAVVAMTQGGPGTASEVPAKFIMDYLFGRANIGLASAASIVLLATVLAILAPFLYARSRNASRKEM
- a CDS encoding GH1 family beta-glucosidase, with protein sequence MAYDAVAPGSSPQTDPFTPSADSVLWRKDFLLGAATASYQIEGAVDEDGRLPSIWDTFSATPGKVLAGDTGAVACDHYHRWEGDLDLLTRLNFEAYRLSIAWPRVMDEAGRPNQKGLDFYKRLLGRLKDKGLQTFVTLYHWDLPQHLEDRGGWLNRETVYRFADYADLMSRQLAGHVDAWTTLNEPWCSAFLGYGNGHHAPGLANVRYATQAMHHLLLAHGQATQVLRTNDPASIKGIVANVGRGTPASSSEADRRAAHLFEVQHNAWILDPLLKGEYPADLWALWPGAEPLVLAGDMQTIAAPLDFLGINYYFRTNVKSDGAHGFVDVPLPDVERTQMGWEVNPDGLRDLLTGFHGTFANLPPIYITENGMASDDQVRDGRVDDTQRISFLKRHLAAVDQAVKQGVDVRGYFVWSLLDNFEWAFGYERRFGVVHVDYGTQQRTVKRSGELIAQFIDARSKRD